A genomic window from Klebsiella quasipneumoniae subsp. quasipneumoniae includes:
- the wzt gene encoding O9 family O-antigen export ABC transporter ATP-binding subunit, producing MSIKVQHVGKAYKYYPSKWNRVIEKLLPGNKPRHSKKWVLKDINFSIEPGEAVGIVGVNGAGKSTLLKLLTGTTQPTKGSIEIQGRVAALLELGMGFHPDFTGRQNVYMSGLMMGLSREEIERLMPEIEAFADIGDYIEEPVRIYSSGMQMRLAFAVATASRPDILIVDEALSVGDSRFQAKCYARIADFKKQGTTLLLVSHSAGDIVKHCDRAIFLKNGDICMDGTARDVTNRYLDELFGKPDKDSAKKSETATSSASGESQMSLDEIEDVYHTRPGYRPEEYRWGQGGAKIIDYHIQSAGVDFPPSLTGNQQTDFLMKVVFEYDFDCVVPGILIKTLDGLFLYGTNSFLASEGRENISVSRGDVRVFKFSLPVDLNSGDYLLSFGISAGNPQTDMTPLDRRYDSIILHVTKSMDFWGVIDLKSSFTSYQ from the coding sequence ATGAGTATCAAAGTTCAGCACGTCGGCAAGGCGTATAAATATTACCCATCCAAATGGAACCGGGTCATTGAGAAACTGCTGCCGGGCAATAAGCCGCGGCACAGCAAAAAATGGGTGTTAAAAGACATCAATTTCAGCATTGAACCCGGTGAAGCAGTCGGTATTGTCGGGGTGAACGGCGCAGGTAAAAGTACGTTGCTGAAGCTGCTGACCGGCACCACCCAGCCCACCAAAGGCAGCATTGAGATCCAGGGGCGCGTCGCTGCGCTGCTGGAGCTGGGCATGGGGTTCCATCCCGACTTTACCGGCCGGCAGAACGTGTATATGTCCGGGCTGATGATGGGCCTGAGCCGGGAAGAGATCGAGCGCTTAATGCCTGAGATCGAAGCCTTTGCGGATATCGGCGACTACATTGAAGAGCCGGTGCGCATCTATTCCAGCGGCATGCAAATGCGCCTGGCGTTCGCCGTGGCCACCGCTTCTCGCCCGGATATTCTGATCGTCGATGAAGCGCTCTCCGTTGGCGACTCCCGCTTTCAGGCGAAGTGCTATGCCCGTATTGCGGACTTCAAAAAGCAGGGCACCACGCTGCTGCTGGTTTCCCACAGCGCCGGGGATATCGTCAAACACTGCGACCGCGCCATCTTCCTCAAAAATGGTGACATCTGCATGGACGGCACCGCCCGTGACGTGACCAACCGTTACCTGGATGAGCTGTTTGGCAAACCTGATAAAGACAGCGCCAAGAAAAGCGAAACGGCTACCTCGTCAGCCAGTGGCGAAAGCCAGATGTCGCTCGATGAGATTGAAGATGTGTACCACACGCGACCAGGCTACCGTCCGGAAGAGTACCGCTGGGGGCAGGGGGGCGCGAAAATCATCGATTACCATATTCAGAGCGCCGGGGTTGATTTTCCGCCTTCGCTGACGGGCAATCAGCAGACCGATTTTCTGATGAAGGTCGTGTTTGAATACGATTTTGATTGCGTGGTGCCAGGCATCCTGATTAAGACCCTCGATGGCTTATTCCTCTACGGAACCAACTCTTTCCTCGCCTCAGAAGGGCGCGAGAATATTTCGGTTTCCCGCGGCGATGTTCGGGTGTTTAAATTTAGCCTTCCGGTGGATTTAAACAGTGGCGATTACCTGCTGTCATTTGGTATCTCTGCCGGCAACCCGCAGACAGATATGACGCCGCTGGACAGACGTTACGACTCCATTATTTTACATGTGACCAAGAGCATGGATTTTTGGGGTGTCATCGATCTTAAGTCGTCCTTTACTAGCTACCAATGA
- a CDS encoding methyltransferase domain-containing protein, with the protein MTKNLNTLVSELPEIYQTIFGHPEWDGDAARDCNQRLDLITEQYDNLSRALGRPLKVLDLGCAQGFFSLSLASKGATIVGIDFQQENINVCRALAEENPDFAAEFRVGRIEEVIAALEEGEFDLAIGLSVFHHIVHLHGIDEVKRLLSRLADVTQAVILELAVKEEPLYWGVSQPDDPRELIEQCAFYRLIGEFDTHLSPVPRPMYLVSNHRVLLNDFNQPFQHWQNQPYAGAGLAHKRSRRYFFGEDYVCKFFYYDIPHGILTAEESQRNKHELHNEIKFLAQPPAGFDAPALLAHGENAQSGWLVMEKLPGSLLSDMLAAGEEIDREKILGTLLRSLAALEKQGFWHDDVRPWNVMVDARQHARLIDFGSIVTTPQDCSWPTNLVQSFFVFVNELFAENNNINGFWRSAPVHPFNLPQPWSNWLYAVWQEPVDSWNFALLLALFDKKAKLPSAEQQRGATEQWIIAQETVLLELQSRVRNESAGSEAMRGEIHALEQQIVQLQAAQDALVEKAQQPVEVSHELSWLTENMAQLTALLESAQAHAQADIQPELPPETAELLQRLEAANREIHHLHNENQQLRQEIEKIHRSRSWRMTKGYRYLGLQIHLLRQYGFVQRCKHFIKRVLRFVFSFMRKHPKVKHTAVNGLHKLGLYQPAYRLYRRMNPLPHSQYQADAQILSQTELQVMHPELLPPEVYEIYLKLTKNK; encoded by the coding sequence ATGACTAAAAACTTAAACACGCTGGTTAGCGAATTACCTGAGATTTATCAAACTATTTTTGGCCATCCCGAGTGGGATGGCGACGCCGCTCGCGATTGTAATCAACGTCTCGATTTGATTACCGAACAGTACGATAACTTATCCCGCGCGCTGGGCCGCCCGCTTAAAGTTCTCGATCTGGGCTGCGCTCAGGGCTTTTTCAGCCTGAGCCTGGCAAGCAAAGGCGCGACTATCGTTGGTATCGATTTCCAGCAGGAAAACATTAACGTGTGCCGCGCGCTGGCCGAAGAAAACCCCGACTTTGCCGCCGAATTCCGGGTAGGCAGAATTGAAGAGGTGATCGCCGCGCTGGAAGAGGGCGAGTTTGATCTGGCCATTGGCTTAAGCGTGTTTCACCATATTGTTCATCTTCATGGTATCGATGAAGTTAAACGTCTGCTTTCGCGCCTGGCGGATGTCACCCAGGCGGTGATCCTTGAGCTGGCGGTGAAAGAAGAACCGCTCTACTGGGGCGTTTCTCAGCCGGACGATCCACGCGAACTGATTGAGCAGTGCGCGTTTTATCGCCTGATTGGCGAGTTTGATACCCATTTATCCCCCGTTCCGCGCCCGATGTACCTGGTCAGCAACCACCGGGTGCTGCTCAACGATTTTAATCAGCCGTTCCAGCACTGGCAAAATCAGCCCTATGCCGGGGCCGGCCTGGCGCATAAGCGCAGCCGTCGCTACTTCTTTGGCGAAGATTATGTGTGCAAGTTTTTCTATTACGACATACCCCACGGCATCCTGACGGCGGAAGAGAGCCAGCGTAATAAACATGAACTGCATAATGAAATAAAGTTCCTGGCGCAACCGCCAGCGGGCTTTGACGCGCCGGCATTACTGGCCCACGGCGAAAACGCCCAGTCTGGCTGGCTGGTGATGGAAAAGCTCCCGGGTAGCTTGCTGAGCGATATGCTGGCGGCCGGGGAAGAGATCGATCGTGAAAAAATCCTTGGCACCTTACTCCGTTCCTTAGCGGCGCTGGAGAAGCAAGGGTTCTGGCATGACGATGTGCGCCCATGGAACGTGATGGTCGATGCCCGGCAGCATGCCCGTTTAATCGACTTCGGCTCTATCGTCACCACCCCACAGGACTGCAGCTGGCCGACAAACCTTGTCCAGTCGTTTTTCGTGTTTGTGAACGAGCTGTTTGCCGAAAACAATAACATAAACGGTTTCTGGCGCTCGGCGCCCGTGCATCCGTTCAACCTGCCGCAGCCGTGGTCAAACTGGCTGTATGCGGTCTGGCAGGAGCCGGTTGACAGCTGGAACTTTGCCCTGCTGTTAGCGCTGTTCGACAAGAAAGCGAAACTGCCGTCAGCTGAACAGCAGCGTGGGGCGACGGAGCAGTGGATCATCGCTCAGGAGACGGTGCTGCTGGAGCTCCAGTCCCGGGTGCGCAATGAAAGCGCCGGCTCGGAGGCGATGCGTGGGGAAATCCATGCCCTGGAGCAACAGATCGTTCAGCTGCAGGCGGCACAGGATGCGTTAGTCGAGAAAGCGCAACAGCCAGTGGAAGTCAGCCATGAGCTGAGCTGGCTGACTGAGAATATGGCGCAGCTGACCGCGCTGCTGGAGTCGGCACAAGCGCACGCCCAGGCTGACATTCAGCCCGAGCTGCCGCCGGAAACCGCTGAGCTCCTCCAGCGACTGGAAGCCGCTAACCGGGAGATTCACCATTTACATAACGAAAACCAGCAGCTTCGCCAGGAAATTGAAAAAATCCATCGCAGCCGTTCCTGGAGAATGACCAAGGGTTATCGTTATCTGGGACTGCAGATCCATTTGCTGAGGCAGTATGGTTTCGTGCAGCGTTGTAAACATTTTATTAAACGCGTCCTGCGGTTTGTTTTCTCGTTTATGAGAAAACATCCGAAGGTAAAACATACCGCGGTAAATGGGTTACATAAGCTGGGCCTTTATCAGCCGGCCTATCGTTTGTATCGTCGTATGAATCCGCTGCCGCACAGCCAGTATCAGGCTGATGCGCAAATTTTATCGCAGACTGAGCTGCAAGTGATGCATCCGGAGCTTTTACCTCCGGAGGTTTATGAAATTTATCTCAAACTAACGAAAAATAAATAA
- the wbdA gene encoding polymannosyl GlcNAc-diphospho-ditrans,octacis-undecaprenol 2,3-alpha-mannosylpolymerase WbdA — MHILIDVQGYQSESKFRGIGRSTLAMSRAIIENAGEHRVSILINGMYPIDNINDVKMAYRDLLADEDMFIFSAVAPTAYCNIDNHGRSKAAQAARDIAIANIAPDIVYVISFFEGHGDSYTVSIPADNVPWKTVCVCHDLIPLLNKERYLGDPNFREFYMNKLAEFERADAIFAISQSAAQEVIEYTDIASDRVLNISSAVGEEFAVIDYSAERIQSLKDKYSLPDEFILTLAMIEPRKNIEALIHAYSMLPAELQQRYPMVLAYKVHPEDLERILRLAESYGLSRSQLIFTGFLTDDDLIALYNLCKLFVFPSLHEGFGLPPLEAMRCGAATLGSNITSLPEVIGWEDAMFNPHDVQDIRRVMEKALTDEAFYRELKAHALTQSAKFSWANTAHLAIDGFTRLLQSSKEAHAGQAEGVTASRIQTMQKIDALSEVDRLGLAWAVARNGFKRHIRKLLVDISVLAKHDAKTGIQRVSRSILSELLKSGVPGYEVSAVYYTPGECYRYANQYLSSNFPGEYGADEPVLFSKDDILIATDLTAHLFPEVVTQIDSMRAAGAFACFVVHDILPLRRPEWSIEGIQREFPIWLSCLAEHADRLICVSASVAEDVKAWIAENSHWVKPNPLLTVSNFHLGADLDASVPSTGMPDNAQALLATMAAAPSFIMVGTMEPRKGHAQTLAAFEELWREGKEYNLFIVGKQGWNVDSLCEKLRHHPQLNKKLFWLQNISDEFLAELYARSRALIFASQGEGFGLPLIEAAQKKLPVIIRDIPVFKEIAQEHAWYFSGEAPADIAKAVEDWLALYEQNAHPRSENINWLTWKQSAEFLLKNLPIIAPAAKQ; from the coding sequence TTGCATATTTTGATTGATGTCCAGGGTTACCAGTCGGAAAGTAAATTCCGCGGTATCGGTCGCAGTACCCTGGCCATGAGCCGCGCCATTATTGAAAATGCCGGCGAGCATCGCGTCAGTATTCTGATCAATGGTATGTATCCCATTGACAATATTAATGATGTAAAAATGGCCTATCGGGACCTGCTGGCGGACGAGGATATGTTCATCTTCTCCGCCGTTGCGCCAACGGCCTATTGCAATATTGATAACCACGGCCGTAGCAAAGCCGCCCAGGCGGCCCGCGATATCGCTATCGCCAATATCGCGCCTGATATTGTCTATGTTATTAGCTTCTTCGAAGGCCATGGGGATAGTTATACCGTGTCCATTCCGGCGGACAATGTGCCGTGGAAGACAGTGTGCGTATGCCACGATCTGATCCCGCTGTTAAATAAAGAGCGTTATCTCGGCGATCCGAATTTCCGCGAGTTTTATATGAACAAGCTGGCGGAGTTTGAGCGGGCGGACGCGATCTTCGCTATTTCGCAGTCGGCGGCCCAGGAAGTGATCGAATATACCGACATCGCCAGCGATCGAGTGCTGAACATCTCCTCGGCGGTGGGTGAAGAGTTTGCGGTTATCGACTATTCCGCCGAGCGTATTCAGTCTTTAAAAGACAAATACAGCCTGCCCGATGAGTTTATTCTGACGCTGGCGATGATCGAGCCGCGGAAAAACATCGAAGCGCTTATTCACGCCTACAGCATGCTGCCTGCCGAATTGCAGCAGCGCTATCCGATGGTGCTGGCGTATAAGGTGCACCCGGAGGATCTGGAGCGGATTCTGCGTCTGGCGGAAAGCTATGGCCTGTCACGCAGCCAGCTTATCTTTACCGGCTTCCTGACCGACGACGATCTGATTGCTCTGTACAACCTGTGCAAACTGTTTGTGTTCCCGTCGCTGCATGAAGGTTTCGGCCTGCCGCCGCTGGAAGCGATGCGCTGCGGGGCGGCGACCTTAGGTTCAAACATTACCAGCCTGCCGGAAGTCATTGGCTGGGAAGATGCCATGTTCAATCCGCATGACGTGCAGGATATTCGCCGGGTGATGGAGAAGGCGCTGACCGATGAGGCGTTTTACCGTGAGCTGAAGGCGCATGCTCTGACGCAGTCGGCCAAATTCTCCTGGGCCAACACCGCCCATCTGGCGATCGATGGTTTCACTCGCCTGCTGCAGTCGTCCAAAGAGGCGCATGCCGGGCAGGCGGAAGGCGTGACCGCCTCGCGCATTCAGACGATGCAGAAAATTGATGCGCTGAGCGAAGTCGACCGTCTGGGGCTGGCGTGGGCGGTTGCGCGCAACGGCTTTAAGCGCCATATCCGCAAGCTGCTGGTGGATATTTCGGTTCTGGCGAAGCATGACGCGAAGACCGGGATCCAGCGCGTCTCGCGCAGTATTCTTAGCGAATTACTGAAATCCGGCGTGCCGGGTTATGAGGTTTCCGCCGTCTACTACACCCCAGGCGAGTGTTATCGCTACGCCAACCAATATCTGTCCAGTAACTTCCCGGGCGAATATGGTGCCGACGAGCCGGTGCTGTTCAGCAAAGATGATATTCTGATCGCCACCGATCTGACCGCGCATCTCTTCCCGGAGGTGGTGACGCAAATTGACAGCATGCGCGCCGCCGGGGCGTTCGCCTGCTTCGTGGTGCATGATATTTTGCCATTACGTCGCCCGGAGTGGAGTATCGAAGGCATTCAGCGTGAATTCCCGATCTGGCTGTCCTGCCTCGCAGAGCATGCCGACCGGCTGATCTGCGTCTCTGCCAGCGTCGCCGAGGATGTGAAAGCGTGGATTGCGGAAAATAGCCATTGGGTGAAACCGAATCCGCTGCTGACCGTCAGCAACTTCCATCTGGGCGCCGACCTCGATGCCAGTGTACCGTCCACTGGTATGCCGGACAATGCACAGGCGCTGTTAGCCACGATGGCCGCAGCCCCGTCATTTATCATGGTTGGCACCATGGAGCCGCGCAAAGGCCACGCCCAGACGCTGGCCGCCTTCGAGGAGCTGTGGCGCGAGGGCAAAGAGTACAACTTGTTTATCGTCGGCAAACAGGGCTGGAACGTTGACAGCTTGTGCGAAAAATTACGCCATCATCCGCAGCTGAACAAAAAGCTGTTCTGGCTGCAGAATATCAGCGACGAGTTTTTGGCCGAGCTATATGCTCGTTCACGCGCACTGATCTTTGCCTCGCAGGGCGAGGGCTTTGGCCTGCCGTTGATTGAAGCGGCGCAGAAAAAGCTGCCGGTGATTATCCGCGATATCCCGGTGTTTAAAGAGATTGCTCAGGAACATGCCTGGTATTTCTCCGGGGAAGCGCCGGCCGACATCGCGAAGGCCGTCGAAGACTGGTTAGCCCTGTATGAGCAAAACGCGCATCCTCGCTCAGAAAATATCAACTGGTTAACCTGGAAGCAGAGCGCGGAATTTCTCCTGAAAAACCTGCCGATTATCGCGCCAGCCGCGAAGCAATAA
- a CDS encoding glycosyltransferase family 4 protein, translated as MKIIFATEPIKYPLTGIGRYSLELVKRLAVAREIEELKLFHGASFIDQLPQVENKSDTKASNHGRLSAFLRRQPLLIEAYRLLHPRRQAWALRDYKDYIYHGPNFYLPHRLERAVTTFHDISIFTCPEYHPKDRVRYMEKSLHESLDSAKLILTVSDFSRSEIIRLFNYPADRIVTTKLACSSDYIPRSPAECLPVLQKYQLAWQGYALYIGTMEPRKNIRGLLQAYQLLPMETRMRYPLILSGYRGWEDDVLWQLVERGTREGWIRYLGYVPDEDLPYLYAAARTFVYPSFYEGFGLPILEAMSCGVPVVCSNVTSLPEVAGDAGLVADPNDVDAISAHILQSLQDDSWREIATARGLAQAKQFSWENCTTQTINAYKLL; from the coding sequence ATGAAAATTATTTTTGCTACTGAGCCAATTAAATACCCATTAACGGGCATCGGTCGGTATTCCCTGGAGCTGGTTAAGCGGCTGGCGGTCGCTCGCGAAATCGAAGAGCTGAAGCTGTTTCACGGCGCGTCGTTTATCGATCAGCTCCCCCAGGTTGAGAATAAAAGCGATACCAAAGCCAGCAATCATGGTCGTCTGTCAGCGTTTCTGCGCCGCCAGCCGCTGCTGATTGAGGCGTATCGCCTGCTGCACCCGCGGCGCCAGGCATGGGCATTGCGCGACTATAAAGATTACATCTACCATGGTCCCAATTTTTATCTGCCGCATCGCCTGGAACGCGCCGTGACCACGTTTCATGACATCTCCATTTTTACCTGCCCGGAATATCATCCAAAAGATCGGGTTCGCTATATGGAGAAGTCCCTGCACGAGAGCCTCGATTCGGCAAAGCTGATCCTGACCGTCTCTGACTTCTCGCGCAGTGAAATCATCCGCCTGTTCAACTATCCGGCGGATCGGATCGTCACCACCAAGCTGGCCTGCAGCAGCGACTATATTCCGCGCAGCCCGGCGGAGTGCCTGCCGGTCCTGCAAAAATATCAGCTGGCGTGGCAGGGCTACGCGTTGTATATCGGCACCATGGAGCCGCGTAAGAATATCCGCGGTTTGCTGCAGGCCTATCAGCTGCTGCCGATGGAGACCCGCATGCGCTACCCGCTGATCCTCAGCGGTTATCGCGGCTGGGAAGACGATGTGCTGTGGCAGTTAGTCGAGCGCGGTACGCGAGAAGGGTGGATCCGTTACCTGGGCTATGTCCCGGATGAAGACCTGCCTTATCTGTACGCGGCGGCCAGAACCTTTGTTTATCCCTCCTTCTATGAGGGATTCGGTTTACCTATTCTTGAAGCGATGTCTTGCGGTGTGCCGGTAGTATGTTCCAATGTCACTTCTTTGCCTGAGGTGGCTGGCGATGCCGGCCTCGTTGCCGATCCTAATGATGTAGACGCGATTAGCGCGCATATTTTGCAGAGCCTGCAGGATGATAGCTGGCGGGAAATCGCCACCGCGCGCGGTCTTGCCCAGGCGAAACAGTTTTCGTGGGAGAACTGTACGACCCAGACCATTAACGCCTATAAATTACTCTAA
- the wbdC gene encoding N-acetyl-alpha-D-glucosaminyl-diphospho-ditrans,octacis-undecaprenol 3-alpha-mannosyltransferase WbdC: MRVLHVYKTYYPDTYGGIEQVIYQLSQGCARRGIAADVFTFSPDKETGPVAYEDHRVIYNKQLFEIASTPFSLRALKRFKQIKDDYDIINYHFPFPFMDMLHLSARPDARTVVTYHSDIVKQKRLMKLYQPLQERFLASVDCIVASSPNYVASSQTLKKYQDKTVVIPFGLEQHDVQHDPQRVAHWRETVGDNFFLFVGAFRYYKGLHILLDAAERSRLPVVIVGGGPLEAEVRREAQQRGLSNVVFTGMLNDEDKYILFQLCRGVVFPSHLRSEAFGITLLEGARFARPLISCEIGTGTSFINQDKVNGCVIPPNDSQALVEAMNELWHNDETASRYGENSRRRFEEMFTADHMIDAYVNLYTTLLESKS; this comes from the coding sequence TTGAGAGTTCTACACGTCTATAAGACCTACTATCCCGATACCTACGGCGGTATTGAGCAGGTCATTTATCAGCTCAGTCAGGGCTGCGCCCGCCGGGGAATCGCAGCCGATGTATTTACTTTTAGCCCGGACAAAGAGACAGGACCTGTCGCCTACGAAGACCATCGGGTCATTTATAATAAGCAGCTTTTTGAAATTGCCTCCACGCCGTTTTCGCTGAGAGCGTTAAAGCGTTTTAAGCAGATTAAAGACGATTACGACATCATCAACTACCATTTTCCGTTTCCATTCATGGATATGTTGCATCTCTCGGCGCGGCCTGACGCCAGAACGGTGGTGACCTATCACTCTGATATTGTGAAACAAAAACGGTTGATGAAGCTGTACCAGCCGCTGCAGGAGCGATTCCTCGCCAGCGTAGACTGCATTGTCGCCTCGTCGCCCAACTACGTGGCCTCCAGCCAGACCCTGAAAAAATATCAGGATAAAACCGTGGTGATCCCGTTTGGTCTGGAGCAGCACGACGTGCAGCACGATCCGCAGCGGGTGGCGCACTGGCGGGAAACCGTCGGCGATAACTTCTTCCTTTTCGTCGGCGCTTTCCGCTACTACAAAGGGCTGCACATTCTGCTGGATGCCGCCGAGCGTAGCCGGCTGCCGGTGGTGATTGTCGGGGGCGGGCCGCTGGAGGCGGAAGTGCGTCGTGAAGCGCAGCAGCGTGGGCTGAGCAATGTGGTATTTACCGGCATGCTCAACGACGAAGATAAATACATTCTCTTCCAGCTCTGCCGTGGCGTGGTCTTCCCCTCGCATCTGCGCTCCGAGGCGTTTGGCATTACGTTACTGGAAGGCGCGCGCTTCGCCAGGCCGCTGATCTCCTGCGAGATCGGCACCGGGACCTCGTTCATTAACCAGGACAAAGTGAATGGCTGCGTGATCCCGCCGAATGACAGTCAGGCGCTGGTGGAGGCGATGAATGAGCTCTGGCATAACGATGAAACCGCCAGCCGCTATGGCGAAAACTCGCGTCGTCGCTTTGAAGAGATGTTTACTGCCGACCATATGATTGACGCTTACGTCAATCTCTACACTACGCTGCTGGAAAGCAAATCCTGA
- the hisIE gene encoding bifunctional phosphoribosyl-AMP cyclohydrolase/phosphoribosyl-ATP diphosphatase HisIE gives MLTEQLDWEKTDGMMPAIVQHAVSGEVLMLGYMNKEALEKTEATGKVTFYSRTKQRLWTKGETSGHVLNVVSITPDCDNDTLLVLVNPIGPTCHKGTTSCFGDAGHQWLFLYQLEQLLAERKHADPESSYTAKLYASGTKRIAQKVGEEGVETALAATVNDRFELKNEASDLMYHLLVLLQDQGLDLGEVIDNLKSRH, from the coding sequence ATGTTGACTGAACAGCTGGACTGGGAAAAAACGGACGGCATGATGCCGGCCATCGTGCAGCACGCCGTATCCGGCGAAGTGCTGATGCTGGGCTACATGAACAAGGAGGCGCTGGAGAAAACCGAAGCCACCGGCAAGGTCACCTTTTACTCACGCACCAAACAGCGGCTGTGGACCAAGGGTGAAACCTCGGGCCATGTCCTCAACGTAGTGAGCATCACGCCGGACTGCGACAACGATACGCTGCTGGTGCTGGTGAATCCGATCGGGCCGACCTGCCACAAAGGCACCACCAGCTGCTTCGGCGACGCCGGCCACCAGTGGCTGTTCCTCTATCAGCTGGAGCAGCTGCTGGCCGAGCGTAAGCACGCCGACCCGGAGAGCTCCTACACGGCGAAGCTGTATGCCAGCGGTACCAAGCGTATTGCGCAGAAAGTGGGGGAAGAAGGCGTGGAGACCGCGCTGGCCGCCACGGTGAACGACCGCTTCGAGCTGAAGAATGAGGCGTCGGACCTGATGTATCACCTGCTGGTGCTGCTGCAGGACCAGGGGCTGGATCTCGGGGAAGTGATTGATAATCTGAAGAGTCGTCACTAA
- the hisF gene encoding imidazole glycerol phosphate synthase subunit HisF: MLAKRIIPCLDVRDGQVVKGVQFRNHEIIGDIVPLAKRYADEGADELVFYDITASSDGRVVDKSWVSRVAEVIDIPFCVAGGIKSLEDAAQILSFGADKISINSPALADPTLITRLADRFGVQCIVVGIDTWFDAETGKYHVNQYTGDESRTRVTQWETLDWVEEVQKRGAGEIVLNMMNQDGVRNGYDLQQLAKVRAVCHVPLIASGGAGTMEHFLEAFRDANVDGALAASVFHKQIINIGELKAYLAAQGVEIRVC; the protein is encoded by the coding sequence ATGCTGGCAAAACGGATAATCCCCTGCCTCGACGTCCGCGACGGCCAGGTAGTGAAAGGCGTGCAGTTCCGTAATCACGAGATCATCGGCGATATCGTCCCGCTGGCCAAGCGCTATGCCGACGAAGGCGCCGACGAGCTGGTGTTCTATGATATCACCGCCTCCAGCGACGGCCGGGTGGTCGACAAGAGCTGGGTGTCGCGGGTGGCGGAAGTGATTGATATTCCTTTCTGCGTGGCGGGCGGGATCAAGTCGCTGGAAGACGCGGCGCAGATCCTCTCCTTTGGCGCCGATAAGATCTCGATTAACTCCCCTGCCCTCGCCGACCCGACGCTGATCACCCGCCTTGCCGACCGCTTTGGCGTGCAGTGCATTGTGGTGGGGATTGATACCTGGTTTGATGCAGAGACCGGCAAATATCACGTCAATCAGTACACCGGCGACGAGAGCCGCACCCGGGTGACGCAGTGGGAAACCCTCGACTGGGTGGAGGAAGTGCAGAAGCGCGGCGCGGGCGAGATCGTCCTCAATATGATGAACCAGGACGGGGTGCGCAACGGCTACGATCTGCAGCAGCTGGCGAAGGTTCGCGCGGTGTGCCATGTGCCGCTGATCGCCTCCGGCGGCGCGGGCACCATGGAACACTTCCTCGAAGCCTTCCGCGACGCCAACGTTGACGGCGCGCTGGCGGCCTCGGTATTCCACAAACAGATTATTAATATTGGCGAACTGAAAGCGTACCTGGCGGCACAGGGCGTGGAGATAAGGGTATGTTGA